A stretch of the Sulfolobus acidocaldarius SUSAZ genome encodes the following:
- a CDS encoding ribonucleoside-diphosphate reductase translates to MQRLTIVTSVAKIKVLKRNGGYEQFKAEKVFSKLGSLPEVVMDGILQDVLQNSKENAIDTRALADIVERNLIEHSLEYPNLMDLAKRYVLARIYNHVYGKGKWKEFDSRDLLISYNALKVLEARYLLKDPNTLRYIETPQMMFRRVARHIANVEKLYGKDEKQVKEIEGKLYEMMSNLKFIPNTPALMNSGTRLGILSACFVIPVRDAMSTPNGDGIYDALRAMALVHQQGGGTGFDFSELRPKGDIVASTAGVASGPVSFMRIFDVSTDVVKQGGKRRGANMGVMHAWHADVQDFIRAKTGELRDTHLQNFNISVGVYDYFMNAVERGEAVPLINPRKTRIPGKDWDYYMTNARGYMHDESVQEYILKELEEKGGSVYLDESRIITVDEALVIAEKENAIVQWVNARQLFDEIVKGAWDSGDPGLLFIDEINRRHPVWYIGKINATNPCGEEPLLPWESCNLGSISLEKFVVEKDGKQTIDWDGLVEAIKYGVRFLDNVIDANRYPLKQIEEATKRTRKVGLGVMGLARMLIKLGIPYDSVDALYISYQLAKFIYYHALKTSIDLAKEKGSFPAYDPYYYHDIWESARDFGSLLEVSNIKDKPSDYVRRLTEVVDRLDFSLLKEERIKFGLRNSTVVSVAPTGTISIIAGTSSSIEPLFALAFVRNVAVGKFIEIDPLFLEYLRKYELDDPEVVQKIAETGTVAENPFIPRTMKKLFRTAHEVPPEYHVLHQAMWQQWNDSGTSKTINLKSEEPPETVEKVYMLAWKLGIKGVTVYRDRSKSQQVIYFGIKKEREEAEQQKQQKKIQMVPTSSLRMEKKFVEVNETYAGGCKTCEL, encoded by the coding sequence ATGCAGAGACTAACTATAGTAACTTCAGTAGCTAAAATTAAAGTATTGAAGCGTAATGGTGGTTATGAGCAATTTAAAGCTGAAAAAGTGTTCTCTAAATTAGGTTCACTACCAGAAGTTGTTATGGATGGAATTCTCCAAGACGTTCTACAAAATTCTAAGGAAAACGCGATTGATACTAGAGCTTTAGCTGATATTGTAGAAAGAAATCTAATTGAGCATTCTCTTGAGTATCCGAATCTAATGGATTTAGCTAAGCGGTATGTCTTAGCTAGGATATATAATCATGTGTACGGCAAAGGTAAGTGGAAGGAGTTTGATTCACGCGATCTTCTAATCTCATATAATGCACTAAAGGTGCTAGAGGCTAGATATTTACTCAAGGATCCAAACACTTTACGTTATATTGAGACACCTCAAATGATGTTTAGGAGGGTTGCTAGGCATATAGCTAATGTAGAAAAGCTTTATGGTAAGGATGAAAAACAGGTTAAGGAGATTGAGGGTAAATTATATGAGATGATGAGTAACCTGAAATTTATACCTAATACTCCGGCATTAATGAATAGTGGTACTAGGCTAGGCATTCTGTCAGCCTGTTTCGTAATACCTGTTAGGGACGCAATGTCTACTCCAAATGGTGATGGTATATATGATGCTTTAAGGGCTATGGCTTTGGTTCATCAACAGGGTGGTGGGACGGGCTTCGACTTCTCTGAATTGAGACCAAAAGGAGATATTGTAGCTTCCACAGCAGGTGTTGCTTCTGGTCCTGTATCCTTTATGAGGATATTTGATGTTTCCACGGACGTGGTTAAGCAAGGAGGTAAGAGGAGAGGGGCGAATATGGGGGTTATGCATGCTTGGCATGCTGATGTTCAGGATTTCATAAGGGCTAAAACTGGAGAATTAAGGGACACGCATTTGCAAAATTTCAACATATCGGTTGGTGTTTACGATTACTTCATGAATGCAGTTGAGAGAGGAGAAGCTGTACCGTTAATTAATCCAAGGAAGACTAGAATACCTGGCAAAGACTGGGACTACTATATGACAAATGCAAGGGGTTATATGCATGATGAGAGTGTGCAGGAGTACATACTCAAGGAGTTAGAGGAGAAGGGCGGTTCAGTTTATCTGGACGAGAGTAGGATAATTACAGTGGATGAAGCTCTAGTTATAGCAGAAAAGGAGAATGCCATTGTTCAGTGGGTAAATGCTAGGCAATTGTTTGATGAAATAGTTAAGGGGGCATGGGATAGTGGTGATCCTGGTTTACTGTTTATAGATGAGATAAATAGGAGGCATCCAGTTTGGTATATAGGAAAGATAAATGCCACAAATCCTTGTGGTGAGGAACCACTATTACCCTGGGAGAGTTGTAATTTAGGGTCCATTAGTCTTGAGAAGTTTGTTGTCGAAAAGGATGGTAAACAGACTATTGATTGGGATGGACTGGTTGAGGCTATAAAGTATGGTGTTCGTTTCCTTGATAATGTTATTGATGCTAACCGCTATCCATTAAAACAAATAGAGGAAGCTACAAAGAGGACTAGGAAGGTTGGTTTAGGTGTAATGGGATTAGCTAGGATGTTGATTAAGCTTGGTATACCTTATGATAGTGTTGATGCCTTATACATCTCTTACCAATTAGCTAAGTTTATTTATTATCACGCATTGAAAACTTCAATAGATTTAGCTAAGGAGAAGGGTTCATTCCCAGCTTATGACCCATATTACTATCATGATATTTGGGAGAGTGCTAGAGATTTCGGAAGTTTGTTAGAGGTTTCTAACATTAAAGATAAACCTAGTGATTATGTGAGGAGATTGACGGAAGTTGTTGATAGGCTAGATTTTTCGTTATTGAAGGAGGAGAGGATTAAGTTTGGTCTAAGGAATTCCACTGTGGTTTCAGTTGCTCCTACTGGTACGATTTCAATTATAGCTGGTACATCATCGTCTATAGAGCCCCTTTTCGCATTAGCCTTTGTTAGAAATGTTGCAGTTGGCAAATTTATTGAGATAGATCCGCTTTTCCTTGAATATCTTAGAAAATATGAACTAGATGATCCTGAGGTTGTACAAAAGATCGCAGAAACTGGAACTGTAGCAGAAAACCCATTTATACCGAGGACAATGAAGAAACTATTTAGGACAGCTCATGAAGTCCCACCTGAATACCATGTATTACATCAAGCAATGTGGCAACAATGGAACGACTCTGGTACCTCAAAGACCATAAACTTGAAGAGCGAAGAACCACCAGAAACTGTAGAGAAAGTTTACATGCTAGCCTGGAAGCTTGGGATTAAAGGAGTAACAGTTTATAGAGACAGGAGCAAGTCACAACAAGTAATCTACTTTGGAATAAAGAAGGAAAGAGAAGAAGCAGAGCAACAAAAGCAACAGAAGAAAATTCAAATGGTTCCAACATCCTCATTAAGAATGGAGAAGAAATTTGTGGAAGTTAATGAGACTTATGCTGGCGGTTGTAAAACTTGCGAACTCTAA
- a CDS encoding phosphoglycerate kinase encodes MIKVSDLVIPSINDLDLQNKKVLLRIDVNSPVDKNTGKLLDDSRIKAHSITIKELLKKGNSIVLISHQGRPGDDDFISLKEHSLLLSKYTGTEIEFIEDIIGPYAVEKIKKLDEKRVIMLENIRLMSEELIEAPPQQHAKSFLIKKLSPLFDAYVNDAFSAAHRSQPSLVGFPLVLPSAAGVVMEKEVSALSKIFNYEDSPKIFVLGGGKVNDTLKIIENLIKNRVADRILTGGLVAELFAVAKGINLGKKNMQVLENKGLLSLVPRARKMLLSGAPIEIPVDFVTEQENNQTLEEPTSNLKGTIKDIGNTTIEMYSSFIKESKVVVLRGPMGVIEDERFRRGSKALLTSAVEGPGYVIIGGGHMISMIDKNIQINENKVHVSTGGGALLLFLAGEKLPVLESLHLSWVVRSGKS; translated from the coding sequence ATGATTAAGGTTTCAGATCTTGTTATTCCTAGTATAAATGACTTAGACTTACAGAACAAGAAGGTACTGCTAAGAATTGATGTTAATTCACCTGTGGATAAAAATACAGGAAAACTTTTAGATGATTCTAGAATAAAGGCACATTCAATAACTATAAAAGAATTACTAAAGAAAGGAAATTCAATTGTTTTAATTTCACATCAAGGAAGACCTGGAGATGATGATTTTATATCACTAAAAGAACATTCTCTACTACTATCAAAATATACAGGGACAGAGATAGAATTCATAGAGGACATAATAGGTCCATATGCGGTAGAAAAGATTAAAAAACTAGATGAGAAAAGGGTTATAATGCTAGAAAATATACGATTAATGTCTGAAGAACTAATAGAAGCACCACCTCAACAACACGCAAAAAGTTTTTTGATAAAGAAACTATCTCCTCTTTTCGATGCGTATGTAAACGATGCTTTTTCTGCAGCTCATAGAAGTCAACCTAGTTTAGTAGGTTTTCCACTAGTTCTCCCTTCTGCAGCAGGTGTAGTAATGGAAAAAGAAGTTTCTGCATTGTCAAAGATATTCAACTATGAGGACTCTCCTAAAATATTCGTGTTGGGAGGAGGAAAGGTAAATGATACATTGAAAATTATAGAAAATCTGATCAAGAACAGAGTAGCTGATAGAATATTAACAGGAGGTCTAGTAGCAGAGCTTTTCGCTGTAGCTAAAGGTATAAATCTCGGCAAGAAAAACATGCAAGTACTAGAGAATAAAGGACTATTAAGCCTAGTACCAAGAGCTAGAAAAATGTTACTTAGCGGAGCCCCCATAGAAATTCCAGTAGATTTCGTCACTGAACAGGAGAATAACCAAACCTTAGAAGAACCAACAAGCAATCTAAAGGGAACCATCAAAGATATAGGAAATACCACTATAGAGATGTATTCCTCATTCATCAAAGAATCTAAAGTAGTAGTTCTGAGAGGACCAATGGGCGTAATTGAAGATGAGAGATTTAGACGTGGTTCTAAAGCCTTATTAACTTCCGCAGTAGAAGGACCAGGTTATGTAATCATAGGCGGAGGACATATGATTAGCATGATCGATAAGAACATACAAATTAATGAAAATAAAGTGCACGTTTCTACAGGTGGAGGTGCATTACTTTTATTCTTAGCCGGAGAGAAATTACCAGTACTAGAGTCATTACACCTTTCATGGGTGGTAAGAAGTGGTAAAAGTTAA
- a CDS encoding glyceraldehyde-3-phosphate dehydrogenase (catalyzes the formation of 3-phospho-D-glycerol phosphate from D-glyceraldehyde 3-phosphate in glycolysis), with protein MVKVKVAINGYGTIGKRVADAIRLQPDMELIGVAKTSPNYEAFTAMKKGYKLYTTKENIQKFQNSGINVAGSIEDMIKDSDIIIDATPGGVGANYKKIYQEYGKKAIFQGGEKSDVADVSFSALCNYNDAINKNYIRVVSCNTTGILRVLCTINNFDKIEKVRGTIVRRAADPKEVKKGPINSIVADPARIPSHHAKDVLTVLKGIDIITSALVAPTTLMHLHTLFITTRNKVSKEDLLNILSNTPRILLLNTEKADAESTAEIMEIARDLGRYRNDVPETIIFEDSVYTNGNEIFLMYGVHQESIVVPENIDAIRASLNIMSRDESIRLTNETLKISKGYLI; from the coding sequence GTGGTAAAAGTTAAAGTTGCAATAAATGGTTATGGAACAATAGGAAAGCGAGTTGCGGATGCAATAAGATTACAGCCAGATATGGAACTGATTGGTGTTGCAAAAACATCTCCAAACTATGAAGCATTTACAGCAATGAAAAAGGGATACAAACTTTACACAACTAAAGAGAATATCCAGAAATTCCAGAATAGCGGAATTAATGTAGCAGGAAGCATTGAAGATATGATTAAGGATTCAGATATAATAATTGATGCAACGCCTGGAGGAGTAGGAGCTAATTATAAGAAAATATATCAAGAATATGGAAAGAAAGCAATATTCCAGGGAGGAGAAAAATCGGATGTAGCTGATGTCTCATTTTCCGCCTTATGCAACTATAATGATGCCATAAATAAAAACTACATTAGAGTTGTGTCTTGTAATACGACAGGAATTTTAAGAGTGCTTTGTACTATAAATAATTTTGATAAGATAGAAAAAGTCAGAGGAACTATTGTTAGACGAGCTGCAGATCCCAAAGAAGTAAAAAAGGGACCTATAAATTCTATTGTAGCTGATCCAGCGAGAATACCTAGTCATCATGCAAAAGATGTTCTAACAGTACTTAAGGGGATAGACATAATAACTAGCGCTCTGGTTGCTCCCACTACCTTAATGCATCTACATACTCTATTCATCACAACAAGGAATAAAGTTTCCAAAGAGGATTTACTGAATATCTTATCTAATACCCCAAGAATCTTGCTCCTTAACACCGAGAAAGCAGATGCTGAATCTACAGCTGAGATAATGGAAATAGCAAGAGATCTTGGTAGATATAGAAACGATGTCCCTGAGACTATAATATTTGAAGACTCTGTATACACAAACGGAAATGAAATCTTCCTGATGTATGGAGTGCATCAAGAGTCTATAGTAGTCCCTGAAAATATTGACGCAATAAGAGCGTCATTAAATATTATGAGTCGTGATGAGTCAATAAGACTTACAAATGAGACCTTAAAAATAAGTAAAGGGTATCTAATATGA
- a CDS encoding universal stress protein A, protein MTEPTYIVSFWLRRILVPIDGSENSLRALDLAVDFAMRYGSKVTVLHVCENCNEKEVEEHIKKRVNGRIVYDFKVLKYSSKESSVSNEILKHINESTYDAVIMGARGLSISSELNVGSVAVSVALNAPTTVILVR, encoded by the coding sequence ATGACTGAGCCCACCTATATAGTAAGTTTTTGGTTAAGAAGAATATTGGTTCCTATTGATGGTTCTGAAAATAGTCTAAGAGCTCTGGATCTTGCTGTAGACTTCGCGATGAGGTATGGTTCAAAAGTAACTGTATTACATGTATGTGAAAACTGCAATGAAAAAGAAGTAGAAGAGCATATAAAAAAGAGAGTTAACGGAAGAATAGTATATGACTTTAAAGTACTGAAATATTCCAGCAAAGAAAGTAGCGTGTCAAATGAAATTCTAAAACATATAAACGAATCGACTTATGATGCAGTAATCATGGGTGCCAGAGGACTCTCAATTAGTAGTGAATTAAACGTTGGTTCGGTTGCAGTCTCAGTTGCCTTAAATGCTCCAACAACAGTTATTTTGGTTAGATAA